The sequence below is a genomic window from Anaerocolumna chitinilytica.
GGGATAACCATGACTATGAAAATAAGAGAAAGTCATGATTTTCCCATAATCATGCTGACAGCGAAGTCTGAAGAGATTGATAAATTAACAGGTTTTCAATGTGGGGCGGATGATTATGTAACGAAACCCTTTGCTCCTCTGGAGCTTTTAGCCAGAGTGAATTCACAGTTGCGTAGGTACAAAAAGTATCTGGATGTTTTAAACCATATGGAAAAAGAAGATGAGAATGTCTACGTAGTGGGGGGGCTGGAACTAAATGAGAATACAGTTACCTTAAGTGTTGATGGCAATGGGGTGAAGGTAACACCTCTGGAATTTAAGATAATGGCTCTGCTGATGAAAAATCCCGGAAGGGTATTCTCCTCAGATGAGATATATGAAAAAGTGTGGAATGAACGTGCGGTAAATACAGATACCATTATGGTACATATCCGTAACCTTCGGGAGAAGATAGAATATAACCCGAAGGAACCAAAAT
It includes:
- a CDS encoding response regulator transcription factor, translating into MEAYRILVVEDDREILEGISIYLKNQGYVVFKAENGREGLSIAEKETIHLAIVDIMMPGMDGITMTMKIRESHDFPIIMLTAKSEEIDKLTGFQCGADDYVTKPFAPLELLARVNSQLRRYKKYLDVLNHMEKEDENVYVVGGLELNENTVTLSVDGNGVKVTPLEFKIMALLMKNPGRVFSSDEIYEKVWNERAVNTDTIMVHIRNLREKIEYNPKEPKYLKVVWGVGYKIEKQQR